A window from Solanum stenotomum isolate F172 chromosome 7, ASM1918654v1, whole genome shotgun sequence encodes these proteins:
- the LOC125871863 gene encoding pathogenesis-related leaf protein 4 yields the protein MGLFNISLLLTCLMVLAIFHSCDAQNSPQDYLAVHNDARAQVGVGPMSWDAGLASRAQNYANSRTGDCNLIHSGAGENLAKGSGDFTGRAAVQLWVGEKPNYNYGTNQCASGQVCGHYTQVVWRNSVRLGCGRARCNNGWWFISCNYDPVGNYVGQRPY from the coding sequence ATGGGGTTGTTTAACATCTCATTGTTACTCACTTGTCTCATGGTATTAGCCATATTTCACTCTTGTGATGCCCAAAATTCACCCCAAGACTATCTTGCGGTTCACAACGATGCCCGTGCCCAAGTCGGGGTCGGCCCAATGTCTTGGGATGCCGGTTTGGCATCCCGAGCACAAAATTATGCCAATTCAAGAACTGGTGATTGTAACTTGATTCATTCCGGTGCAGGGGAGAACCTTGCCAAGGGAAGTGGTGATTTCACGGGGAGGGCAGCCGTGCAATTGTGGGTGGGGGAGAAGCCAAACTACAACTATGGTACCAACCAATGTGCTAGTGGGCAAGTGTGCGGACACTATACTCAAGTAGTCTGGCGTAACTCAGTCCGACTAGGTTGTGGTCGGGCTCGTTGCAACAATGGGTGGTGGTTCATTTCTTGTAACTATGATCCTGTTGGGAACTACGTCGGACAACGTCCTTACTAA
- the LOC125871864 gene encoding pathogenesis-related leaf protein 4-like, which translates to MGLFENTLFLICFMILAIFHSCDAQNSPQDYLAVHNNARAQVGVGPMSWDGALATKAQKYADSRRGDCNLIHSGSGENLAKGSGDFTGRSAAELWVAEKPNYNYNTNQCASGKVCGHYTQVVWRTSVRLGCGRARCNNGWWFICCNYAPSGNIVGRRPY; encoded by the coding sequence ATGGGGTTGTTCGAAAACACATTGTTCCTCATTTGTTTCATGATATTAGCCATATTTCACTCTTGTGACGCCCAAAATTCACCCCAAGACTATCTTGCGGTTCACAACAATGCTCGTGCTCAAGTCGGTGTTGGACCTATGTCTTGGGATGGCGCCTTGGCAACCAAAGCACAAAAGTACGCCGACTCAAGAAGGGGTGATTGCAACTTGATTCATTCTGGTTCAGGGGAGAACCTTGCCAAGGGAAGTGGAGACTTCACGGGGAGGAGTGCCGCAGAATTGTGGGTGGCGGAGAAGCCAAACTACAACTATAATACCAACCAATGTGCTAGCGGGAAAGTGTGCGGACACTATACTCAAGTAGTCTGGCGTACCTCAGTCCGACTAGGTTGTGGTCGGGCTCGTTGCAACAACGGGTGGTGGTTCATTTGTTGCAACTATGCTCCTTCAGGAAACATCGTCGGACGACGTCCTTACTAA